A window from Marinagarivorans cellulosilyticus encodes these proteins:
- a CDS encoding GlxA family transcriptional regulator, with protein MTSITFVLCPNMLATSVTLPLEMLRAAWEMAKVKSPKQAPLAISFRSEQGLPVETHTGLTLPATALDEPLAAGSLVFLPALWRNPVNIIEQQAKTSAWLKDIAPHHTIAAVGTGVCLLAETGVLDHKPATTHWHFFNAFARRYPNVQLKRDLFITRHERIFCTASINALAELTAFFIQERFGLRIAQAVERNFFHEIRQPLTQAGLNIINPATTNELVALATATLDEQLLNAIQNQCQPALNINALASSLSVSVRSLNRHFKTALNVSPLQYVQNKRMGIAKDLLKTSNLSIADVANHAGFQDPQHFSRLFKKLYHIPPKQYRETVRSKLFT; from the coding sequence ATGACATCAATAACCTTTGTATTATGCCCAAACATGCTGGCAACTAGCGTGACCTTACCGCTAGAAATGCTGCGTGCAGCATGGGAAATGGCCAAAGTGAAATCGCCTAAGCAGGCTCCGCTAGCCATTAGCTTTCGCAGTGAACAAGGGCTTCCCGTCGAGACCCACACAGGGTTAACCCTCCCTGCTACAGCCTTAGACGAACCGCTTGCCGCAGGTAGCCTTGTGTTTTTACCTGCGCTCTGGCGCAACCCCGTCAACATCATCGAGCAACAAGCAAAAACTAGCGCCTGGCTAAAGGACATTGCGCCACATCACACCATTGCTGCGGTGGGCACTGGTGTATGTTTACTGGCCGAAACAGGCGTGCTCGACCACAAGCCCGCAACAACACACTGGCACTTCTTTAACGCATTCGCTCGCCGTTACCCTAATGTACAACTTAAAAGAGACCTCTTTATTACTCGGCATGAACGCATATTCTGTACGGCAAGCATTAACGCACTAGCTGAGCTAACCGCTTTTTTTATTCAAGAACGGTTTGGCTTACGTATTGCGCAGGCGGTAGAACGCAACTTCTTCCACGAAATAAGGCAGCCTCTCACGCAGGCCGGGCTGAATATTATTAACCCTGCAACCACCAATGAGTTAGTCGCGCTAGCAACGGCAACGCTAGATGAGCAACTGCTCAACGCGATTCAAAATCAATGCCAGCCCGCACTCAATATCAATGCGCTAGCCAGCTCGCTGAGCGTGAGCGTACGCAGCCTTAATCGACACTTCAAAACTGCGCTCAACGTCTCGCCATTGCAGTATGTGCAAAACAAACGCATGGGCATTGCAAAGGACCTGCTAAAAACGAGCAATCTATCCATTGCCGATGTTGCCAACCACGCCGGTTTCCAAGATCCACAGCACTTCAGCCGACTCTTCAAAAAGCTCTACCACATACCGCCAAAACAGTATCGTGAAACAGTGCGCAGCAAGCTATTTACTTAA
- a CDS encoding beta-ketoacyl synthase: MFVTRLPVITAFGGFNAAGRSSFHHAYKRTIFGSLTEVEQRKNCFALASLMGLLKWRDGDYHWADGGQYDPVHDYAKLKVAVERGSLVRKIESSYFDVESVNFGKKITLAGSAETPNIITLAKRDLPEVLPEGWSIVEENGREVTLAIASAVQAHALHTSAMPVQAAGQLPSGFNPGSHYRSLHHPKGLQLSVLAASDAVNSLGICWQKVVAAVRPDEVAVYSSSVMSQLDGTGFGGMMQARGHGVRVTSKQLAMGLNTMPADFVNAYVLGSIGSTGGVTGACATFLYNLNAAAEDIKSGRRRVVMVGSAEAPILPEVIDGYSAMSALATDAEIARLPEGVLADGTIDYRRASRPFGENCGFTIAESGQYVLLMDDALALELGADIYAAVPGVFVHADGYKKSISAPGPGNYLTMARAVGLAQRLLGDKAIRSSSFVQAHGSSTPQNRVTESRIFDEVARHFGIDRWPVAAVKSYVGHSLGPASGDQMMNTLGVFAHGILPGIKTIDHVADDVLASRLGISCEDQELGVNNAQVAFLNSKGFGGNNATATVVAPATVSQWLQRRHGSEAWSAYQAKLENTRAAAAVYDESALKGDLKAIYSFGEHLIDEAALEWGEGEVKVPGFELPVKLGDDASFDDLAE; this comes from the coding sequence ATGTTTGTGACTCGACTCCCAGTAATTACCGCCTTTGGCGGTTTCAACGCTGCTGGCCGCAGCTCTTTTCATCACGCGTATAAGCGTACTATTTTTGGCAGCCTAACCGAGGTCGAGCAGCGCAAAAACTGCTTTGCGTTGGCGAGCTTGATGGGCCTACTTAAGTGGCGAGACGGCGATTATCACTGGGCTGACGGCGGTCAGTACGATCCGGTGCACGATTATGCCAAGTTAAAGGTAGCGGTAGAGCGCGGTTCGTTAGTTCGAAAAATCGAGAGCAGCTATTTTGATGTTGAGTCGGTTAACTTCGGTAAAAAGATCACGCTAGCAGGTTCTGCTGAAACGCCAAATATTATTACTCTTGCAAAACGAGACCTACCGGAAGTATTACCCGAGGGGTGGAGTATTGTTGAAGAAAATGGTCGTGAAGTGACCTTAGCTATTGCTTCTGCTGTGCAGGCGCACGCATTACATACTAGCGCTATGCCGGTGCAAGCTGCGGGCCAGTTACCTTCTGGCTTCAATCCGGGTAGCCACTACCGCTCTTTGCATCATCCTAAAGGGCTGCAACTGTCGGTATTGGCTGCCAGTGATGCGGTGAACAGTCTTGGGATCTGCTGGCAGAAAGTGGTGGCCGCAGTGCGCCCGGATGAAGTCGCTGTATATAGCTCCAGTGTAATGAGCCAGCTAGATGGTACCGGGTTTGGCGGCATGATGCAGGCGCGCGGCCATGGCGTGCGAGTAACGTCAAAGCAGTTGGCGATGGGCTTGAATACCATGCCCGCAGACTTTGTTAATGCTTATGTGCTTGGCAGTATTGGTTCTACAGGCGGTGTTACCGGCGCTTGCGCCACTTTTTTGTATAACTTAAATGCAGCCGCCGAAGATATTAAGTCTGGTCGGCGCCGAGTTGTAATGGTAGGGAGTGCTGAAGCGCCTATCCTGCCCGAGGTTATTGATGGCTACAGTGCGATGAGTGCGCTTGCCACCGATGCAGAAATTGCGCGTTTGCCAGAAGGGGTGTTGGCTGACGGGACAATTGATTATCGCCGTGCGAGTCGTCCGTTTGGCGAAAACTGTGGCTTTACAATTGCTGAGTCTGGTCAGTATGTTTTGCTAATGGATGATGCGTTGGCATTGGAGCTTGGCGCCGATATTTATGCCGCTGTACCGGGGGTGTTTGTTCATGCTGATGGTTATAAAAAATCGATTTCGGCGCCAGGGCCTGGTAACTATTTAACGATGGCGCGTGCTGTAGGCTTGGCACAGCGTTTATTGGGCGATAAAGCAATTCGCTCTAGCAGTTTTGTGCAGGCTCACGGTTCGAGTACGCCGCAAAATCGAGTGACAGAGTCTCGTATTTTCGATGAGGTCGCGCGCCACTTTGGCATTGATCGCTGGCCTGTGGCTGCGGTCAAATCGTATGTTGGTCATTCTTTGGGGCCTGCCAGTGGTGATCAGATGATGAATACGCTTGGTGTTTTTGCACACGGTATTTTGCCGGGTATTAAGACGATTGATCATGTGGCGGATGATGTTCTTGCCAGCCGTTTGGGTATTTCTTGTGAGGATCAAGAGCTTGGGGTGAATAACGCGCAAGTGGCTTTCTTGAACTCCAAAGGTTTTGGTGGCAATAACGCAACGGCAACAGTTGTAGCACCGGCGACGGTCTCTCAGTGGTTGCAGCGTCGGCATGGTTCGGAAGCTTGGTCTGCGTATCAGGCTAAGCTGGAAAATACTCGCGCAGCAGCTGCCGTTTATGATGAATCTGCCTTAAAAGGCGATTTGAAGGCGATTTATAGCTTTGGTGAGCATCTCATTGATGAGGCTGCTTTAGAGTGGGGGGAAGGTGAAGTGAAGGTGCCCGGTTTTGAATTGCCCGTAAAGCTGGGTGACGATGCTAGCTTTGATGATTTGGCCGAGTAG
- a CDS encoding XRE family transcriptional regulator has product MRELANRLSQWRKMWGFSQRELARRADITNGTLSQIEQGNTSPSIQTVQKLAEAFGIDLQTLMFSEPFPPILVRSEGGAPLLPLAAGTAGIYSFDDKAATFHRVQILPHGVLEYADILSVSHGDSYTQGGGASQPWLRVYVVSGDVSIAVVGHTVSLLAGDAACVPSERPFTLIAADQASEVLLLTPFMAAPPV; this is encoded by the coding sequence GTGAGGGAGCTAGCCAACAGGCTGTCGCAGTGGCGAAAAATGTGGGGCTTTTCGCAGCGTGAGCTGGCGAGGCGAGCCGATATTACAAACGGAACGTTATCGCAGATAGAGCAGGGAAATACCAGCCCGTCAATACAAACTGTGCAAAAGCTGGCCGAAGCTTTTGGCATAGATTTGCAGACCTTAATGTTTAGCGAGCCATTCCCCCCGATATTGGTGCGCTCTGAAGGCGGTGCCCCGCTGTTGCCGTTAGCTGCCGGTACTGCAGGTATTTACAGTTTTGATGATAAAGCCGCAACTTTTCATCGCGTTCAAATTTTGCCTCACGGGGTGCTTGAATATGCCGACATACTGTCGGTATCTCATGGTGATTCATATACGCAAGGGGGCGGCGCTAGCCAGCCGTGGCTGCGGGTGTATGTGGTTTCTGGAGATGTTTCGATAGCTGTTGTAGGGCATACGGTTTCTTTGCTTGCGGGGGATGCGGCCTGCGTGCCGTCGGAGCGCCCATTTACACTTATCGCGGCAGATCAGGCCTCTGAAGTCTTATTGCTAACGCCATTTATGGCTGCCCCTCCCGTATAA
- the fadB gene encoding fatty acid oxidation complex subunit alpha FadB, producing MIFQGEAVNVSVLDGGIAELQFDAVSESVNKFDGRTVVELAKALDVIEAVSEVKAVLITSAKPVFIVGADIAEFEPAFAQGPDAVFKLVSVTRDLFSRIEDFKLPTVVAINGYALGGGFELCLACDYRVMSTEAKVGLPETKLGILPGWGGTVRLPRIAGVDTAVEWIASGQENKAAAALKAGVVDGVVAPAELKGAALAVVHRILAGDLPYISRREQKTSPLAMNDTEALLAFESSKAFVAGKAGRNYPAPVKAIKTMQEGAKLARDAALEIETAAFCKLASNSVARALVGLFLSDQFIGKKAKSMAKSATSSVKRAAVLGAGIMGGGIAYQSAVKNIPIKMKDIAQSGIDLGLGEAAALLEKRLERGRISAADMAATLNRIEPTLSYSQFDNVDIVVEAVVENPKVKQAVLAEAESQLNDSAVLCSNTSTISIDLLASGLARPERFCGMHFFNPVHAMPLVEVIRGEKTSDDAVATTVAYAQALGKKPIVVRDCPGFLVNRVLFPYFAAFAMLLRDGANFEHVDKVMERWGWPMGPAYLMDVVGIDTGVHAEAVMAEGFPDRLAKSFKACSDILFEAGRYGQKNNSGFYTYSKDKKGKPVKQSDATSFDLLAPHCAPLREFSDEEIIARLMVPMATELGRCLQEGVVETSAEADMALVYGLGFPPFRGGVLRWIDEIGIADFAAMAKAHEGLGPLYALPENMQKKLADGTAFYSQL from the coding sequence ATGATTTTTCAAGGAGAAGCGGTAAACGTTTCTGTTCTCGACGGTGGCATCGCAGAGCTGCAATTTGATGCAGTAAGTGAGTCAGTAAATAAGTTTGATGGGCGAACAGTTGTAGAGTTGGCGAAAGCACTGGATGTGATAGAAGCTGTAAGTGAAGTAAAAGCGGTACTCATTACTAGTGCTAAACCGGTATTTATTGTGGGGGCTGATATTGCGGAATTCGAACCTGCTTTTGCGCAGGGTCCAGATGCTGTATTTAAGTTGGTGTCGGTAACGCGCGATCTCTTTTCACGCATCGAAGACTTTAAGTTGCCAACAGTGGTGGCAATTAATGGTTATGCGCTGGGTGGCGGCTTTGAGTTGTGTTTAGCTTGCGATTACCGCGTAATGAGTACCGAGGCCAAGGTAGGTCTACCGGAAACAAAATTAGGGATTTTACCCGGCTGGGGCGGCACGGTGCGTTTGCCGCGTATTGCTGGGGTTGATACCGCGGTCGAGTGGATTGCTAGCGGACAAGAAAACAAAGCGGCGGCCGCATTAAAAGCTGGTGTTGTTGATGGTGTAGTGGCTCCCGCTGAATTGAAAGGTGCGGCTTTAGCGGTTGTGCACCGTATACTCGCGGGCGACTTGCCGTACATTTCTCGTCGGGAGCAAAAAACTAGCCCGCTAGCGATGAATGATACTGAGGCCCTACTAGCGTTTGAATCCTCAAAAGCGTTTGTTGCGGGCAAGGCGGGTCGTAATTACCCAGCGCCTGTAAAAGCGATAAAAACAATGCAGGAAGGGGCTAAGCTTGCTCGTGATGCAGCCTTGGAAATAGAGACGGCAGCATTTTGTAAGCTGGCATCAAATAGTGTTGCGCGAGCGCTAGTTGGCTTATTTCTTAGCGACCAATTTATTGGCAAAAAAGCAAAGTCTATGGCGAAATCTGCAACTAGCTCCGTTAAGCGTGCTGCTGTGCTTGGTGCGGGCATTATGGGAGGGGGCATTGCTTATCAATCAGCGGTAAAAAACATCCCCATTAAAATGAAAGATATTGCGCAAAGCGGTATCGATTTAGGCTTGGGGGAGGCGGCAGCGCTGCTTGAAAAACGTCTTGAGCGGGGGCGTATATCGGCAGCCGATATGGCAGCAACGCTGAATAGAATCGAGCCGACGTTGAGTTATAGTCAATTTGATAATGTAGATATCGTTGTTGAGGCGGTGGTCGAAAACCCTAAGGTTAAACAGGCTGTGTTGGCTGAAGCGGAATCGCAGCTAAACGATAGCGCCGTGCTGTGTTCCAACACCTCAACTATTTCAATAGATTTATTGGCCAGCGGTTTGGCACGGCCAGAGCGTTTCTGCGGCATGCACTTTTTCAATCCTGTACATGCTATGCCTCTTGTTGAAGTTATTCGCGGTGAAAAAACAAGTGATGACGCAGTTGCGACCACAGTGGCTTATGCGCAAGCGTTAGGTAAAAAGCCCATTGTTGTTAGGGATTGCCCTGGTTTCTTGGTCAACCGCGTGTTATTTCCTTATTTTGCCGCCTTTGCAATGCTGTTGCGCGATGGCGCTAACTTTGAGCATGTAGATAAAGTGATGGAGCGTTGGGGGTGGCCTATGGGGCCGGCCTACTTAATGGATGTGGTTGGTATTGATACCGGAGTGCATGCCGAGGCCGTTATGGCAGAGGGCTTCCCTGATCGTTTAGCTAAAAGCTTTAAAGCGTGTTCAGATATTTTGTTTGAGGCTGGCCGCTATGGGCAAAAAAACAATTCAGGTTTTTATACTTACAGCAAAGATAAAAAAGGCAAGCCTGTTAAGCAGTCGGATGCGACCAGTTTTGATTTATTGGCACCCCACTGTGCGCCTTTGCGTGAGTTTAGTGATGAGGAAATTATCGCAAGGTTGATGGTGCCTATGGCTACGGAGCTTGGGCGCTGTTTGCAGGAGGGGGTGGTTGAAACTTCTGCTGAAGCCGATATGGCGCTTGTGTATGGCTTGGGCTTTCCTCCGTTTAGGGGGGGGGTGTTGCGCTGGATTGATGAGATTGGCATTGCTGATTTTGCAGCGATGGCCAAGGCGCACGAAGGCTTAGGGCCGCTTTATGCCTTACCAGAAAACATGCAAAAGAAGCTTGCTGACGGCACAGCTTTTTATTCACAGCTATAA
- the fadA gene encoding acetyl-CoA C-acyltransferase FadA, whose product MGINPRDAVIVDYARTPMGRSKNGCFRNLRADEMSGLLMKALLGRNEALDPANIDDVIWGCVMQRGEQGFNVARNSMLRAGIPHTVPGQTVNRLCGSSMSALHTAVANIRAGIGDVYLVGGVEHMGHIDMNKEVDPNPLMGLSVAKAAGSMGITAEFLSLLHGISREQMDAFGARSHQLAAAATQAGKFAHEIIPLEGLDEVGAPMLVRNDETIRPETTAQVLATLKPAFNPKGGTVTAGTSSQITDGASAMLVMSYQQAQELGLSPVAKVVGMSVVGVDPSIMGYGPVPSTQKALADLGLKIEDIDIVELNEAFAAQALPVLKDLSLLDAMDSKVNLYGGAIALGHPFGCSGTRITGTLLSVMQDKQATLGVSTMCIGLGQGITTVVERLN is encoded by the coding sequence GTGGGAATTAATCCAAGAGACGCTGTAATTGTGGACTATGCGCGAACGCCTATGGGGCGCTCAAAAAATGGTTGCTTCCGAAATCTTCGAGCTGATGAAATGAGCGGCTTATTGATGAAGGCTTTGCTGGGGCGCAATGAGGCGCTTGACCCTGCAAATATTGATGATGTTATCTGGGGTTGTGTTATGCAGCGCGGTGAGCAGGGATTTAATGTTGCGCGTAATAGCATGCTGCGTGCGGGCATTCCTCATACTGTGCCAGGGCAAACGGTTAATCGGCTTTGCGGTTCTTCAATGTCCGCATTACATACGGCGGTAGCGAATATTCGAGCGGGTATCGGCGATGTATATTTGGTGGGTGGCGTTGAGCACATGGGCCATATTGACATGAATAAAGAGGTCGATCCTAACCCCCTTATGGGCTTGTCGGTCGCGAAAGCCGCAGGCTCTATGGGTATAACGGCCGAATTCTTGTCATTACTGCATGGTATATCAAGGGAGCAGATGGACGCTTTTGGCGCGCGTTCGCACCAGCTTGCGGCTGCGGCGACGCAGGCGGGCAAGTTTGCGCACGAGATCATCCCGCTAGAGGGGTTGGATGAGGTCGGGGCGCCAATGCTTGTGCGCAATGATGAAACAATAAGGCCAGAAACAACGGCGCAAGTATTGGCGACACTCAAGCCGGCATTTAACCCTAAAGGCGGAACGGTAACGGCTGGCACGTCTTCGCAAATAACTGATGGCGCATCGGCGATGCTTGTGATGTCATATCAACAAGCCCAAGAGCTGGGCTTGAGCCCTGTTGCGAAGGTGGTTGGTATGTCGGTTGTTGGTGTCGACCCGTCTATCATGGGGTATGGCCCAGTGCCTTCTACTCAAAAAGCGTTGGCTGACTTAGGGTTAAAAATTGAGGATATCGATATTGTTGAGCTTAATGAGGCTTTCGCTGCGCAAGCTTTGCCAGTATTGAAAGATTTATCTTTGCTTGATGCTATGGATAGCAAGGTGAATTTGTACGGCGGTGCAATTGCGTTAGGGCATCCATTCGGTTGTTCTGGTACTCGCATTACAGGTACGCTTTTAAGTGTTATGCAAGACAAGCAGGCAACATTGGGTGTGTCGACCATGTGTATTGGCCTGGGGCAGGGTATAACAACAGTAGTTGAGCGCCTTAATTAA
- the tig gene encoding trigger factor: MQVSVETTSGLERRLTVGIPAAQVDQEVNKRLQQASKTVRINGFRQGKVPMSVVKKRFGAGVRQEVLGDAINRSYYEAVTQEKLRPAGQPSIEPKQMDAGKDVEFVATIEVYPDVELNGVEGVAVEKLSAEITDADVEDMIDTLRKSQAKWIDAEQAAADGDQVVIDFTGTKDGEAFEGGSAENQNLVLGSGQMIEGFESGLVGVKAGEERVLSLTFPEDYQAEELRGAAVEFAVTVKAVQVQELPEVDDEFFKIFGVAEGGEEQFRKEVRENMENEKDKAAKNSLKTQVFDALVAANELEVPKALVASEINALRNQMAQQYGQLSEKLDLSTIFPDSMFEEQAKKRTHLGLLVSEVVTKESLKADKDRVKAMIEGLAATYEDPQSVVNYYFGNEQLLAGVEAAVLEEQVVEKLVESAAVTEKTVPYKELIGQQKGAVA; the protein is encoded by the coding sequence ATGCAAGTTTCTGTTGAGACAACGTCCGGTTTAGAGCGTCGTTTGACGGTTGGCATCCCTGCTGCGCAGGTCGATCAAGAAGTCAATAAGCGTCTACAGCAGGCTTCAAAGACCGTAAGAATTAATGGCTTTCGTCAGGGTAAGGTACCCATGAGCGTTGTGAAAAAACGCTTTGGCGCAGGCGTTCGTCAGGAAGTGCTTGGTGATGCGATTAATCGCTCTTACTACGAAGCTGTAACGCAAGAAAAGCTCCGCCCAGCTGGGCAGCCTAGCATTGAGCCTAAGCAAATGGATGCGGGCAAAGATGTTGAGTTTGTTGCGACTATTGAGGTTTACCCAGATGTTGAGCTTAATGGTGTTGAGGGTGTTGCGGTTGAAAAATTGAGCGCAGAAATCACTGATGCTGATGTCGAAGATATGATTGATACTTTGCGTAAGAGTCAGGCTAAGTGGATCGATGCTGAGCAAGCCGCTGCTGATGGCGATCAGGTTGTTATTGATTTTACGGGCACTAAAGATGGTGAGGCCTTTGAAGGTGGTAGTGCTGAGAATCAAAACTTGGTGTTAGGTTCTGGTCAGATGATTGAGGGTTTTGAGTCTGGTTTAGTTGGCGTTAAAGCTGGCGAAGAGCGTGTTTTAAGTTTGACTTTCCCTGAGGATTATCAGGCTGAAGAGTTGCGCGGTGCGGCAGTTGAATTTGCTGTAACTGTAAAGGCTGTTCAGGTGCAGGAATTGCCAGAAGTTGATGATGAGTTTTTCAAAATTTTCGGTGTTGCTGAAGGCGGTGAAGAGCAGTTCCGCAAAGAAGTGCGCGAAAATATGGAAAATGAGAAAGATAAAGCTGCTAAGAATAGCTTGAAAACCCAGGTGTTTGATGCGCTGGTTGCTGCAAATGAGCTGGAGGTGCCAAAGGCGCTTGTGGCTTCAGAAATTAACGCATTGCGCAATCAGATGGCGCAGCAGTACGGCCAGTTGAGTGAAAAACTCGATTTGAGCACCATCTTCCCTGACAGTATGTTTGAGGAGCAGGCTAAGAAGCGCACCCACTTGGGTTTGTTGGTTTCCGAGGTTGTTACAAAAGAATCTTTGAAGGCTGATAAGGATCGCGTTAAGGCGATGATTGAAGGTTTGGCTGCAACTTACGAAGATCCGCAGAGTGTTGTGAATTATTATTTTGGTAATGAGCAATTATTAGCGGGTGTTGAAGCTGCGGTTTTGGAAGAGCAGGTTGTTGAGAAGTTGGTTGAATCCGCCGCCGTTACGGAAAAAACCGTGCCTTATAAAGAGTTAATTGGTCAGCAAAAAGGCGCTGTTGCTTAA